The proteins below come from a single Mycobacterium parmense genomic window:
- the nuoD gene encoding NADH dehydrogenase (quinone) subunit D, protein MSTVTDPTHDGGAAQKVLVAGGQDWDRIVEAAREADPGERIVVNMGPQHPSTHGVLRLIIEIEGETVTEARCGIGYLHTGIEKNLEYRYWTQGVTFVTRMDYLSPFFNETAYCLGVEKLLGITEEIPERVNVIRVLMMELNRISSHLVALATGGMELGAMTPMFVGFRGREIVLTLFEKISGLRMNSAYIRPGGVAQDLPPGAEIEIADALKPLRQVLREMGDLLNENAIWKARTQDVGYLDLTGCMALGITGPILRSTGLPHDLRKSEPYCGYEDYEFDVVTADTCDAYGRYMIRVNEMWESVKIIEQCLDKLKPGPTMISDRKIAWPADLKVGPDGMGNSQEHIAKIMGGSMEALIHHFKLVTEGIRVPAGQVYTAVESPRGELGVHMVSDGGTRPYRVHYRDPSFTNLQSVAAMSEGGMVADLITAVASIDPVMGGVDR, encoded by the coding sequence ATGAGCACAGTCACGGACCCGACGCACGATGGTGGCGCCGCGCAGAAGGTGTTGGTCGCCGGCGGCCAGGACTGGGACCGCATCGTCGAGGCGGCGCGCGAGGCCGACCCCGGCGAGCGCATCGTCGTCAACATGGGCCCCCAGCATCCGTCCACGCACGGCGTGCTGCGGCTGATCATCGAGATCGAGGGCGAGACGGTCACCGAGGCCCGCTGCGGAATCGGCTACCTGCACACGGGGATCGAGAAGAACCTCGAGTACCGGTACTGGACCCAGGGCGTCACGTTCGTCACCCGGATGGATTACCTGTCACCGTTTTTCAACGAGACCGCCTACTGCCTGGGCGTGGAGAAGCTGCTCGGCATCACCGAGGAGATACCCGAGCGCGTCAACGTCATCCGGGTTCTGATGATGGAGCTCAACCGGATCTCCTCGCACCTGGTGGCGTTGGCCACCGGGGGCATGGAGCTCGGCGCGATGACGCCGATGTTCGTCGGCTTCCGCGGCCGCGAGATCGTACTGACCCTCTTCGAGAAGATCAGCGGCCTGCGGATGAACAGCGCCTACATCCGGCCCGGCGGGGTGGCGCAGGACCTGCCGCCGGGCGCGGAGATCGAGATCGCCGACGCCCTCAAGCCGCTGCGTCAGGTGTTGCGCGAGATGGGCGACCTGCTCAACGAGAACGCCATCTGGAAGGCGCGCACCCAGGATGTCGGCTACCTGGACCTGACGGGATGCATGGCGCTGGGCATCACCGGCCCGATCCTGCGTTCCACCGGCCTGCCGCACGACCTGCGCAAGAGCGAGCCCTACTGCGGCTACGAGGACTACGAATTCGACGTCGTCACCGCCGACACGTGTGATGCGTACGGGCGGTACATGATTCGGGTCAACGAGATGTGGGAGTCGGTCAAGATCATCGAGCAGTGTCTGGACAAGCTGAAGCCGGGCCCGACGATGATCTCCGACCGAAAGATCGCCTGGCCGGCCGACCTGAAGGTGGGCCCGGACGGCATGGGCAACTCCCAGGAGCACATCGCCAAGATCATGGGCGGTTCGATGGAGGCCTTGATTCACCACTTCAAGCTGGTCACCGAGGGCATCCGCGTCCCGGCGGGTCAGGTCTACACCGCGGTGGAGTCGCCGCGTGGGGAGCTCGGCGTGCACATGGTCAGCGACGGCGGCACCCGGCCCTATCGGGTGCATTACCGGGACCCCTCCTTCACCAATCTGCAGTCGGTGGCGGCGATGTCCGAAGGCGGGATGGTCGCCGACCTGATCACCGCGGTCGCCAGCATCGACCCCGTCATGGGCGGGGTGGACCGATGA
- the nuoE gene encoding NADH-quinone oxidoreductase subunit NuoE, whose protein sequence is MTGPQGQPVFLRLGPPPEEPNAFVTEGAPQSYSPEVRARLEVDAKEIVGRYPNKRSALLPLLHLVQSQDSYLTPAGLEFCGEQLGLTGAEVSAVASFYTMYRRGPTGDYLVGVCTNTLCAVMGGDAIFDALKEHLGIGNDETTPDGSVTLQHIECNAACDFAPVVMVNWEFFDNQTCESARALVDSLRSGEPRPPTRGAPLCSFRETSRILAGLPDERPDQGQGGAGAATLAGLQVAREKGMQAPASPDAAEGQS, encoded by the coding sequence ATGACGGGCCCGCAGGGCCAGCCGGTCTTCCTGCGGCTCGGCCCGCCCCCGGAGGAACCCAACGCGTTCGTCACCGAGGGTGCGCCGCAGTCGTATTCGCCCGAGGTGCGGGCCCGCCTGGAGGTCGACGCCAAGGAGATCGTCGGCCGCTATCCGAACAAGCGCTCGGCGCTGCTGCCGTTGCTGCACCTGGTGCAGTCACAGGACTCCTATCTGACGCCCGCGGGCCTGGAGTTCTGCGGCGAGCAGCTGGGGTTGACCGGGGCCGAGGTGTCGGCGGTGGCCAGCTTCTACACGATGTACCGCCGCGGACCGACCGGCGACTACCTGGTCGGCGTCTGCACCAACACGCTGTGCGCCGTGATGGGCGGCGACGCGATCTTCGACGCCCTCAAGGAGCACCTCGGCATCGGCAACGACGAGACCACACCGGACGGCTCGGTCACGCTGCAGCACATCGAGTGCAACGCCGCCTGCGACTTCGCGCCGGTGGTGATGGTGAATTGGGAGTTCTTCGACAACCAGACGTGCGAGTCGGCCCGCGCGCTGGTGGACTCGCTGCGCTCCGGCGAGCCCCGGCCGCCCACCCGGGGCGCCCCGCTGTGCTCATTCCGCGAGACGTCCCGCATCCTGGCGGGCCTGCCCGACGAACGTCCCGACCAGGGGCAGGGCGGCGCCGGCGCGGCCACCCTGGCGGGTCTGCAGGTGGCGCGCGAAAAAGGCATGCAGGCACCTGCGAGTCCCGACGCCGCGGAAGGCCAGTCATGA
- the nuoF gene encoding NADH-quinone oxidoreductase subunit NuoF, with protein sequence MTTPLTPVISRFWDDPESWTLQTYERNDGYQAMKKALAMAPDDVITTVKDSGLRGRGGAGFSTGTKWSFIPQGDTGAAAKPHYLVVNADESEPGTCKDIPLMLATPHVLVEGVIIAAYAIRASHAFIYVRGEVLPVLRRLQNAVAEAYAAGYLGRDINGSGFDLELVVHAGAGAYICGEETALLDSLEGRRGQPRLRPPFPAVAGLYGCPTVINNVETIASVPSIILNGVDWFRSMGTEKSPGFTLYSLSGHVTRPGQYEAPLGITLRELLDYAGGVRAGHRLKFWTPGGSSTPILTDEHLDVPLDYEGVGGAGSMLGTKALEIFDETTCVVRAVRRWTYFYKHESCGKCTPCREGTFWLDQIYTRLETGAGTSEDIDKLSDISDTILGKSFCALGDGAASPVMSSIKYFRDEYIAHVEGGGCPFDPRDSMLTANGANGKA encoded by the coding sequence ATGACGACGCCGTTGACCCCGGTCATCAGCCGGTTCTGGGACGACCCCGAGTCCTGGACCTTGCAGACCTACGAACGCAACGACGGCTACCAGGCGATGAAGAAGGCCCTGGCCATGGCGCCCGACGACGTGATCACCACGGTCAAGGACTCCGGCCTGCGCGGGCGGGGCGGCGCGGGCTTCTCGACCGGGACGAAGTGGTCGTTCATACCGCAGGGCGACACCGGCGCGGCGGCCAAGCCGCACTACCTGGTGGTCAACGCCGACGAGTCCGAACCCGGTACGTGCAAAGACATTCCGCTGATGCTGGCGACCCCGCACGTGCTCGTCGAGGGCGTCATCATCGCCGCGTACGCGATCCGGGCCAGTCACGCGTTCATCTACGTGCGCGGTGAGGTGCTGCCGGTGTTGCGCCGCCTGCAGAACGCGGTGGCCGAGGCCTACGCCGCCGGTTACCTGGGCCGCGACATCAACGGCTCGGGCTTCGACCTCGAGCTCGTGGTGCACGCCGGCGCCGGCGCCTACATCTGCGGCGAGGAGACCGCGCTGCTGGACTCGCTGGAGGGCCGGCGCGGCCAGCCGCGGCTGCGGCCGCCGTTCCCCGCGGTGGCCGGGCTCTACGGATGCCCCACGGTGATCAACAACGTCGAGACGATCGCCAGCGTGCCGTCGATCATCCTCAACGGGGTGGACTGGTTCCGGTCGATGGGGACCGAGAAATCGCCCGGCTTCACGCTGTATTCGCTGTCCGGCCACGTCACCCGCCCTGGCCAGTACGAGGCCCCGCTGGGCATCACGCTGCGCGAGCTGCTCGACTACGCCGGCGGGGTAAGGGCCGGCCACCGGCTCAAGTTCTGGACGCCGGGCGGGTCCTCGACGCCGATACTCACCGACGAACACCTGGACGTGCCGCTGGACTACGAGGGCGTGGGCGGGGCCGGCTCGATGCTGGGCACCAAGGCGCTGGAGATCTTCGACGAGACCACCTGCGTGGTGCGCGCGGTGCGGCGGTGGACGTACTTCTACAAGCACGAGTCGTGCGGAAAGTGCACGCCCTGCCGCGAAGGCACCTTCTGGCTGGACCAGATCTACACGCGGCTGGAAACCGGCGCCGGCACCTCCGAGGACATCGACAAGCTGTCCGACATCTCCGACACCATCCTGGGAAAGTCGTTCTGCGCGTTGGGCGACGGCGCGGCCAGCCCGGTGATGTCGTCGATCAAGTACTTCCGCGACGAGTACATCGCCCACGTCGAAGGAGGCGGATGCCCGTTCGACCCGCGCGACTCCATGCTGACCGCGAACGGCGCCAACGGAAAGGCCTGA
- a CDS encoding NADH-quinone oxidoreductase subunit G encodes MTSAAKTETGDSKNGDVRPPDMVTLTIDGNEISVPKGTLVIRAAELIGIQIPRFCDHPLLEPVGACRQCLVEVEGQRKPMASCTTVATDEMVVHTQLTSEAADRAQHGVMELLLINHPLDCPMCDKGGECPLQNQAMSNGRTDSRFTDVKRTFAKPINISAQVLLDRERCILCARCTRFSEQIAGDPFIDMQERGALQQVGIYANEPFDSYFSGNTVQICPVGALTGTAYRFRARPFDLVSSPSVCEHCASGCAQRTDHRRGKVLRRLAGDDPEVNEEWNCDKGRWAFAYATQPDVITTPLIRDADGSLAPASWSHAIATAVRGLEAARGRTGVLVGGRATWEDAWAYSKFARIILDTNDIDFRARPHSAEEADFLTSRIAGRPLAVSYSDLESAPVVVLAGFEPEDESPIVFLRLRKAARKRGLPVYAIAPFATRALQKMSGHLIQAAPGAEPSALEGLTTGEIGELLAKPGAVIMVGERLATVPGALSAAARLADATGARLAWVPRRAGERGALEAGALPGALPGGRPLTDDAARAQVARAWSVDQLPAAVGRDTQGILDGATDGSLSALLVGGIEAGDFADPDAVLAALDAAGFVVSLELRHSAVTERADVVFPVAPTTQKAGAFVNWEGRFRPFAPALHGSTQRAGQSDHQVLDALADEMGVYLGTSTAEIAREEYAALGEWDGQRAAGPDVAASQPAEPGAGEAVLTGWRMLLDNGRLQDGEPHLAGTARTPLVRLSADTAAEIGAADGDEVTVSTPRGSITLPLAVTEMPDRVVWLPLNSPGSAVHRQLGVGAGGVVRIGVGG; translated from the coding sequence ATGACTAGTGCTGCCAAAACCGAAACCGGCGACTCCAAGAACGGCGACGTGCGGCCGCCGGACATGGTGACGCTCACCATCGACGGCAACGAGATCAGCGTCCCGAAGGGCACTTTGGTGATCCGGGCCGCCGAGCTGATCGGCATCCAGATCCCGCGGTTCTGCGACCACCCGCTGCTCGAGCCGGTCGGCGCGTGCCGGCAGTGCCTGGTCGAGGTCGAGGGTCAACGCAAGCCGATGGCGTCGTGCACGACCGTGGCCACCGACGAGATGGTGGTGCACACCCAGCTCACCTCCGAGGCCGCCGACAGGGCCCAGCACGGTGTGATGGAACTGCTGCTGATCAACCACCCGCTGGACTGCCCGATGTGCGACAAAGGCGGCGAATGCCCGCTGCAGAACCAGGCAATGTCCAACGGCCGCACCGACTCTCGCTTCACCGACGTCAAGCGCACCTTCGCCAAGCCGATCAACATCTCCGCGCAGGTGCTGTTGGACCGCGAGCGCTGCATCCTGTGCGCCCGCTGCACCCGCTTCTCCGAGCAGATCGCCGGGGACCCGTTCATCGACATGCAGGAGCGCGGCGCGCTGCAGCAGGTCGGCATCTACGCCAACGAGCCGTTCGACTCGTACTTCTCGGGCAACACGGTGCAGATCTGTCCGGTGGGCGCGCTGACCGGCACGGCGTACCGGTTCCGCGCGCGCCCGTTCGACCTGGTGTCCAGCCCCAGCGTGTGCGAGCACTGCGCCTCGGGCTGCGCCCAGCGCACCGACCACCGCCGCGGCAAGGTGCTGCGCCGGCTGGCCGGTGACGACCCCGAGGTCAACGAGGAGTGGAACTGCGACAAGGGCCGGTGGGCGTTCGCGTACGCGACGCAGCCGGACGTGATCACCACTCCCCTGATCCGCGACGCCGACGGCTCGCTGGCCCCCGCGTCGTGGTCGCACGCGATCGCGACCGCCGTCCGGGGACTCGAGGCGGCCCGCGGGCGCACCGGCGTGCTGGTCGGTGGCCGCGCGACCTGGGAGGACGCCTGGGCCTACTCCAAGTTCGCGCGAATCATCTTGGACACCAACGACATCGACTTCCGCGCGCGACCGCACTCGGCCGAGGAGGCCGACTTCCTGACGTCGCGCATCGCGGGCCGGCCGCTGGCCGTCAGCTACTCCGATCTGGAGTCGGCGCCCGTCGTCGTGCTGGCCGGGTTCGAGCCGGAGGACGAGTCGCCCATCGTTTTCCTGCGGCTGCGCAAGGCGGCCCGCAAGCGCGGCCTGCCGGTGTACGCGATCGCGCCGTTCGCGACGCGCGCCCTGCAGAAGATGTCCGGCCACCTGATCCAGGCCGCGCCCGGCGCCGAGCCTTCCGCGCTGGAGGGCCTGACCACCGGCGAGATCGGTGAGCTCCTGGCCAAACCCGGCGCCGTCATCATGGTCGGCGAACGACTGGCAACCGTGCCGGGCGCGCTGTCCGCGGCGGCCCGGCTCGCCGACGCGACCGGGGCCCGGCTGGCGTGGGTGCCGCGGCGCGCGGGCGAGCGCGGCGCCCTGGAGGCCGGCGCCCTGCCCGGGGCGCTGCCCGGCGGGCGTCCACTGACCGACGACGCCGCGCGCGCGCAGGTCGCCAGGGCCTGGAGCGTCGACCAGTTGCCCGCCGCGGTGGGACGCGACACGCAGGGCATCCTCGACGGCGCCACGGACGGTTCACTGAGCGCGCTGCTGGTCGGCGGCATCGAGGCCGGCGACTTCGCCGACCCCGACGCGGTGCTGGCGGCGCTGGACGCCGCCGGCTTCGTCGTCAGCCTCGAACTGCGGCACAGCGCCGTCACCGAACGAGCCGACGTGGTCTTCCCGGTCGCGCCGACGACGCAGAAGGCCGGCGCGTTCGTCAACTGGGAGGGCCGATTCCGGCCGTTCGCGCCCGCGCTGCACGGCAGCACCCAGCGGGCGGGCCAGTCGGACCATCAGGTGCTCGACGCACTGGCCGACGAGATGGGCGTCTACCTGGGAACATCCACCGCGGAGATCGCCCGCGAGGAATACGCCGCACTGGGCGAGTGGGACGGCCAACGCGCCGCGGGCCCGGACGTTGCGGCCTCGCAGCCCGCCGAGCCCGGCGCCGGGGAGGCTGTGCTGACCGGCTGGCGGATGCTGTTGGACAACGGGCGCCTGCAGGACGGCGAGCCCCATCTGGCGGGAACGGCGCGCACACCCCTGGTGCGGCTCTCGGCCGACACTGCGGCCGAAATCGGCGCCGCCGACGGCGACGAGGTCACGGTCAGCACGCCGCGCGGATCGATCACCCTGCCGCTCGCCGTCACCGAAATGCCCGACCGGGTGGTGTGGCTCCCGCTGAACTCCCCGGGGTCGGCGGTGCACCGACAACTTGGTGTCGGCGCGGGCGGCGTGGTGCGGATTGGAGTCGGCGGATGA
- the nuoH gene encoding NADH-quinone oxidoreductase subunit NuoH: protein MSAFGHDTWWLVLGKALAIFVFLMLNVLLAILLERKILGWMQLRPGPNRAGPWGSLQSLADGIKLALKESITPAGVDKFVYFAAPVFSTIPAFTAFAFIPFGPVVSVFGHRTPLQLTDLPVAVLFILGLSAIGVYGIVLGGWSSGSTYPLLGGVRSTAQVISYEVAMGLSFAAVFLYAGSMSTSEIVAAQDRVWYVFLLLPSFVIYLISMVGETNRAPFDLPEAEGELVAGFHTEYSSLKFAMFMLAEYVNMMTVSSLATVLFFGGWHAPWPLNMWAGANTGWWPVLWFTAKMWTFLFIYMWLRASLPRLRYDQFMALGWKLLIPASLVWVLIAAVIRTARDQGYQHWTPILVASSIAFAVALVLLLRKPFSPPNIRAMEKERRKAGGPALPAPAYPTPALPMKALATPVSASKESAHG from the coding sequence TTGAGCGCCTTCGGGCACGACACGTGGTGGCTGGTGCTGGGCAAGGCGCTGGCCATCTTCGTGTTCCTCATGCTCAACGTGCTGCTCGCGATCCTGCTCGAACGCAAGATCCTCGGCTGGATGCAGCTGCGGCCCGGCCCCAACCGCGCGGGGCCGTGGGGCAGCCTGCAGAGCCTGGCCGACGGGATCAAGCTGGCCCTCAAGGAGTCCATCACGCCCGCCGGCGTGGACAAGTTCGTCTACTTTGCGGCGCCGGTGTTCTCGACCATCCCCGCGTTCACCGCGTTCGCGTTCATCCCGTTCGGCCCGGTGGTGTCGGTGTTCGGCCACCGCACCCCGCTGCAGCTGACCGACCTGCCGGTCGCGGTGCTGTTCATCCTGGGGCTCTCGGCGATCGGCGTGTACGGCATCGTGCTCGGCGGCTGGTCGTCGGGATCCACCTATCCGCTGCTGGGCGGGGTGCGCTCCACCGCGCAGGTCATCTCCTACGAGGTCGCGATGGGCCTGTCCTTCGCGGCGGTGTTCCTCTATGCCGGCTCCATGTCGACGTCGGAAATCGTTGCCGCGCAAGACCGCGTCTGGTACGTGTTCCTCCTGCTGCCGTCGTTCGTCATCTACCTGATCTCGATGGTCGGCGAGACCAACCGCGCCCCGTTCGACCTGCCCGAAGCCGAGGGCGAGCTGGTCGCGGGTTTCCACACCGAGTACTCGTCGCTGAAGTTCGCGATGTTCATGCTCGCCGAGTACGTCAACATGATGACCGTCTCGTCGCTGGCCACGGTCCTGTTCTTCGGCGGCTGGCACGCGCCGTGGCCGCTGAACATGTGGGCCGGGGCCAACACCGGGTGGTGGCCGGTGCTCTGGTTCACCGCCAAGATGTGGACCTTCCTGTTCATCTACATGTGGCTGCGGGCCTCGCTGCCCCGGTTGCGCTACGACCAGTTCATGGCGCTGGGCTGGAAGCTGTTGATCCCGGCGTCGCTGGTGTGGGTGCTGATCGCGGCGGTGATCCGCACCGCGCGCGACCAGGGCTACCAGCACTGGACCCCGATCCTGGTGGCCAGCAGCATCGCCTTCGCCGTGGCACTGGTGCTGCTGTTGCGAAAACCGTTCAGCCCCCCGAACATTCGCGCGATGGAGAAGGAGCGTCGCAAGGCCGGCGGCCCGGCCTTGCCCGCGCCGGCCTACCCGACCCCGGCGCTGCCGATGAAAGCCCTCGCGACACCGGTCAGTGCGAGCAAGGAGAGTGCGCATGGCTAA
- the nuoI gene encoding NADH-quinone oxidoreductase subunit NuoI → MAKLFDAVAGFGVTFAAMFKKRVTEGYPEKPGPVAPRYHGRHQLNRYPDGLEKCIGCELCAWACPADAIYVEGADNTEEARFSPGERYGRVYQINYLRCIGCGLCIEACPTRALTMTNNYEMADDNRADLIYEKDRLLAPLLQDMLAPPHPRAEGATDKDYYQGNVTAQGLRRPQGAGDPR, encoded by the coding sequence ATGGCTAAGTTGTTCGACGCCGTAGCCGGTTTCGGCGTGACGTTCGCCGCGATGTTCAAAAAGCGGGTCACCGAGGGGTATCCGGAGAAGCCCGGTCCCGTGGCGCCGCGCTATCACGGCCGGCACCAACTCAACCGTTACCCCGACGGCCTGGAGAAGTGCATCGGCTGCGAGCTGTGCGCCTGGGCCTGCCCGGCCGACGCCATCTACGTCGAGGGCGCCGACAACACCGAAGAGGCACGGTTTTCACCGGGCGAGCGCTACGGCCGGGTCTATCAGATCAACTACCTGCGGTGCATCGGCTGCGGCCTGTGCATCGAGGCCTGCCCCACCCGGGCGCTGACGATGACCAACAACTACGAGATGGCCGACGACAACCGCGCCGACCTGATCTACGAGAAGGATCGGCTGCTCGCGCCGCTGCTGCAGGACATGCTTGCTCCCCCGCACCCCAGGGCGGAGGGGGCCACCGACAAGGACTACTACCAGGGCAACGTGACGGCCCAGGGCCTGCGCCGGCCCCAGGGCGCCGGGGACCCCCGATGA
- a CDS encoding NADH-quinone oxidoreductase subunit J: MTTVSLAADTIVRTSTGEAVAFWVLGALALVGALGVVLAANAVYSAMFLAMTMIVLAVFYMVQDAVFLGVVQVVVYTGAVMMLFLFVLMLIGVDSAESLKETLHGQRVAAVTAGVGFGVLLIATIGSAATGGFAGLTTANAGGNVEGLAALIFSRYLWAFELTSALLITAAVGAMVLAHRERFERRKTQRELSEERFRAGAHPTPMPNPGVYARHNAVDVAAMLPDGSYSRLSVSRILRSRGADGAELPATSPEPDPRAVKGGTS, from the coding sequence ATGACCACCGTCAGCCTGGCCGCCGACACCATCGTGCGCACGTCCACCGGTGAGGCCGTGGCCTTCTGGGTGCTGGGGGCGCTGGCCCTGGTCGGCGCGCTCGGTGTGGTGCTCGCCGCCAACGCGGTGTACTCGGCGATGTTCCTGGCGATGACGATGATCGTCCTCGCGGTCTTCTACATGGTGCAGGACGCGGTGTTTCTCGGCGTCGTCCAGGTCGTCGTCTACACCGGCGCGGTCATGATGCTGTTCCTGTTCGTGCTGATGCTGATCGGCGTCGACTCGGCGGAGTCGTTGAAGGAGACGCTGCACGGACAGCGGGTGGCCGCGGTGACGGCCGGGGTGGGGTTCGGCGTCCTGCTGATCGCGACCATCGGCAGCGCGGCCACCGGCGGTTTCGCCGGGCTCACCACCGCCAACGCCGGCGGCAACGTGGAAGGCCTCGCGGCGCTGATCTTCTCCCGGTACCTCTGGGCATTCGAGCTCACCAGCGCGTTGCTGATCACCGCGGCCGTCGGGGCGATGGTGCTGGCGCACCGCGAGCGCTTCGAACGGCGCAAGACCCAGCGGGAGCTCTCCGAAGAGCGGTTCCGCGCCGGCGCGCACCCCACCCCCATGCCCAATCCCGGCGTGTACGCCCGCCACAACGCCGTGGACGTGGCGGCCATGCTGCCCGACGGCTCCTACTCGCGGCTGTCTGTCTCCCGGATCCTGCGCAGCCGCGGCGCCGACGGCGCCGAGCTCCCGGCGACATCTCCCGAGCCCGACCCCCGGGCGGTCAAAGGCGGTACGTCATGA
- the nuoK gene encoding NADH-quinone oxidoreductase subunit NuoK, with protein sequence MNPANYLYLSALLFTIGASGVLLRRNAIVMFMCVELMLNAVNLAFVTFARMHGHLDGQMIAFFTMVVAACEVVIGLAIIMTIFRTRKSASVDDANLLKG encoded by the coding sequence ATGAACCCGGCGAATTACCTGTACCTGTCGGCGCTGCTGTTCACCATCGGCGCCTCCGGGGTGTTGTTGCGCCGCAACGCCATCGTGATGTTCATGTGCGTCGAGTTGATGCTCAACGCGGTGAACCTCGCTTTCGTCACGTTCGCGCGGATGCACGGCCACCTGGACGGGCAGATGATCGCGTTCTTCACGATGGTGGTGGCCGCCTGCGAGGTCGTGATCGGCCTGGCGATCATCATGACGATCTTCCGCACCCGCAAGTCCGCCTCCGTCGACGACGCCAACCTACTCAAAGGCTGA
- the nuoL gene encoding NADH-quinone oxidoreductase subunit L: MTQYTWLLVALPLAGAVILLFSGRRADAWGHWLGCAAALGAFGVGVTLLTDMLGRAGVDRAIHQKLFTWIPVGQLQVDVGIQLDQLSMCFVLLISGVGSLIHIYSVAYMADDPDRRRFFGYLNLFLASMLLLVVADNYLVLYVGWEGVGLASYLLIGFWYHKPSAATAAKKAFVMNRVGDAGLALGMLVMFATFGTLSYSGVFNAAFAADRGTLNAVGLLLLLGACAKSAQVPLQAWLGDAMEGPTPVSALIHAATMVTAGVYLIVRSNPLYNLAPGAQLAVVIVGAVTLLLGAFIGCAKDDIKRALAASTMSQIGYMVLAAGLGPAGYAFAIMHLLTHGFFKAGLFLGSGAVIHGMHEEQDMRRYGGLRKALPITFATFGLGYLAIIGVPPFAGYFSKDAIIEAALASGGVRGYVLGGAALVGAGITAFYMTRVMLMTFFGKRRWAPGTHPHEAPGLMTVPMILLAFGSVFAGFLLAYKGTLQHWLEPVVGEHEELTHAVPVWASTSAALGVVIIGIAVAYLMYGRAEIPRVAPLSVSPLTTAARRDAYGDAFNEEVFMRPGAQLTHALVEVDDEGVDGSVNALAALVSSTSNRLRGLQTGFARNYALSMLTGAALVVALILAVKLW, encoded by the coding sequence ATGACTCAGTACACCTGGCTGCTGGTGGCGCTGCCACTGGCAGGTGCCGTGATCCTGCTCTTCTCGGGCAGGCGGGCCGACGCATGGGGCCACTGGCTGGGCTGCGCCGCAGCCCTCGGGGCGTTCGGGGTCGGCGTCACGCTGCTCACCGACATGCTCGGCCGCGCCGGAGTCGACCGGGCCATCCACCAGAAGCTGTTCACCTGGATCCCCGTCGGCCAACTGCAGGTCGACGTGGGGATTCAGCTCGACCAGTTGTCCATGTGTTTCGTCCTGCTGATCTCCGGGGTCGGGTCGCTGATCCACATCTACTCGGTCGCCTACATGGCCGACGACCCCGACCGCAGGCGGTTCTTCGGCTACCTGAACCTGTTCCTCGCCTCGATGCTGCTGCTGGTGGTCGCCGACAACTACCTGGTGCTCTACGTCGGCTGGGAGGGCGTCGGCCTGGCGTCCTACCTGCTGATCGGATTCTGGTATCACAAACCGTCGGCGGCGACGGCGGCCAAGAAGGCGTTCGTGATGAACCGCGTCGGCGACGCCGGGCTCGCCCTGGGCATGTTGGTCATGTTCGCCACCTTCGGCACCCTGTCGTACTCCGGCGTGTTCAACGCCGCCTTCGCCGCCGACCGCGGCACGCTCAACGCGGTGGGACTGCTGCTGCTGCTGGGGGCCTGCGCCAAATCCGCGCAGGTCCCCCTGCAGGCCTGGCTGGGTGACGCGATGGAGGGCCCCACCCCGGTCTCGGCGCTGATCCACGCCGCGACGATGGTGACCGCCGGTGTCTACCTGATTGTGCGCTCCAACCCGCTCTACAACCTCGCGCCCGGCGCGCAGCTGGCGGTGGTGATCGTCGGGGCCGTCACGCTGCTGCTCGGGGCGTTCATCGGCTGCGCCAAGGACGACATCAAGCGCGCTCTGGCGGCATCGACCATGAGCCAGATCGGCTACATGGTGCTCGCCGCCGGGCTCGGTCCGGCCGGTTACGCGTTCGCGATCATGCACCTGCTCACGCACGGGTTCTTCAAGGCCGGACTGTTCCTGGGCTCCGGCGCGGTGATCCACGGCATGCACGAGGAACAGGACATGCGCCGCTACGGCGGCCTGCGCAAGGCCCTGCCGATCACGTTCGCCACGTTCGGCCTCGGCTACCTCGCGATCATCGGCGTGCCGCCCTTCGCGGGCTACTTCTCCAAGGACGCGATCATCGAGGCGGCGCTGGCCTCCGGCGGCGTGCGCGGCTACGTGCTGGGCGGCGCGGCGCTCGTGGGCGCGGGCATCACCGCCTTCTACATGACGCGGGTGATGCTGATGACGTTCTTCGGCAAGCGCCGCTGGGCCCCGGGCACCCACCCGCACGAGGCGCCCGGCCTGATGACGGTGCCGATGATCCTGCTCGCCTTCGGTTCGGTGTTCGCCGGCTTCCTGCTGGCGTACAAGGGCACGCTGCAGCACTGGCTCGAGCCGGTCGTCGGCGAACACGAGGAGCTCACGCACGCCGTCCCGGTGTGGGCCAGCACGTCGGCGGCGCTCGGCGTGGTGATCATCGGCATCGCCGTGGCCTACCTGATGTACGGCCGGGCGGAGATCCCCCGGGTGGCCCCGCTGTCGGTCTCGCCGCTGACGACGGCCGCACGCCGAGACGCTTACGGCGATGCCTTCAACGAGGAGGTGTTCATGCGCCCTGGCGCGCAACTGACCCACGCGCTGGTGGAAGTCGACGACGAGGGCGTGGACGGCTCGGTCAACGCCCTTGCCGCCCTGGTCAGTTCGACGTCGAATCGCCTGCGCGGACTGCAGACCGGGTTCGCCCGTAACTACGCGCTGTCGATGCTGACGGGAGCGGCGCTGGTCGTCGCCCTGATCCTGGCGGTGAAGCTGTGGTGA